The proteins below are encoded in one region of Lujinxingia sediminis:
- a CDS encoding 3-hydroxyanthranilate 3,4-dioxygenase has protein sequence MSKLMPPINFQKWIEENRDALKPPVGNKKIWEDTDFMAFVVGGPNQRKDYHIDPSEEFFYQIEGDLTLKLVVDGEFEDVTVREGEIFLLPSMVPHSPQRGANTVGLVIEHKRPAGENDGLRWYCESCGEVLHEQFFYLTDIVGQLKAAIEAFWASDELRTCNNCGATMER, from the coding sequence ATGAGCAAGCTGATGCCACCGATCAACTTTCAGAAGTGGATCGAAGAGAACCGCGATGCCCTCAAACCCCCGGTCGGTAATAAGAAGATCTGGGAAGATACCGACTTTATGGCCTTTGTGGTGGGGGGCCCCAACCAGCGCAAGGACTACCACATCGACCCCAGCGAGGAGTTTTTCTACCAGATTGAGGGGGACCTCACGCTCAAGCTGGTGGTCGATGGCGAGTTTGAGGATGTGACGGTGCGCGAGGGGGAGATCTTTTTGCTGCCCTCCATGGTCCCGCACTCCCCGCAGCGCGGGGCGAATACGGTCGGGCTGGTCATTGAGCATAAGCGTCCGGCGGGGGAGAACGACGGCTTGCGTTGGTATTGTGAGAGCTGCGGGGAGGTGCTCCACGAGCAGTTCTTCTACCTGACCGACATCGTCGGTCAGCTCAAGGCGGCGATCGAGGCGTTCTGGGCCAGTGACGAGCTGCGCACCTGCAACAACTGCGGCGCGACGATGGAGCGCTGA